Proteins from a genomic interval of Papaver somniferum cultivar HN1 chromosome 4, ASM357369v1, whole genome shotgun sequence:
- the LOC113362736 gene encoding uncharacterized protein LOC113362736 isoform X2: protein MKGSCPRKSLISVSSWTKSRRSPFVHITMIFVVSLPMFLLSMNLIIGIISYLMLQLVLTVTGILLQRLFPVLSLASSGRYFVISYNIESAARQARKRQRPIIGRQLLVTRNWQSFWSRETKALRAFCSSPSVRDAAPDVISTQHSDRITIPQKVLADSKLQSCSKGKNVGSGPCSNPISSSTQAQLKEMLSVRRVFVTFAGSGTSSFPEPRTPVVDPVSPLPIDYLDV, encoded by the exons ATGAAAGGGTCATGTCCAAGAAAGAGTTTAATTTCTGTGAGCAGTTGGACAAAATCGAGGCGTTCACCTTTTGTCCATATAACTATGATATTTGTGGTCTCGCTCCCTATGTTTTTGCTGTCGATGAACCTGATTATTGGTATCATATCATACCTAATGTTGCAGTTGGTATTGACTGTGACTGGGATTTTATTGCAGCGACTATTCCCTGTTCTCTCCTTGGCTTCTTCGGGTAGGTACTTTGTTATTTCTTATAATATTGAGAGCGCGGCGCGCCAAGCTAG GAAGCGTCAACGCCCTATTATTGGTCGACAATTATTAGTAACTCGTAACTGGCAAAGCTTCTGGTCTCGTGAGACTAAAGCTTTGAGGGCCTTTTGTTCTTCTCCTTCTGTTCGTGATGCGGCTCCTGACGTCATCTCCACGCAGCATAGTGATCGTATAACGATACCTCAAAAAGTCCTCGCTGATTCCAAGCTTCAATCTTGTTCCAAGGGAAAGAATGTGGGTTCTGGTCCTTGTAGTAATCCTATATCATCTAGCACCCAGGCTCAACTCAAGGAGATGCTTTCAGTGCGTCGAGTCTTTGTTACCTTTGCTGGG TCTGGTACTAGTAGTTTTCCGGAACCGCGCACTCCTGTTGTGGATCCAGTTTCGCCTCTTCCTATTGACTATTTGGATGTGTAA
- the LOC113362734 gene encoding MADS-box transcription factor 14-like isoform X2, which produces MGRGKVELKRIENTTSRQVTFSKRRNGLLKKAFELSILCEAEVALVVFSPSGKAFQFASHDIDRTIARYRSVAGLPESSSCTQRSRTAEFWRTEIDEMKKLADMLEARNKHICGEDLPLLDMKDLKQLERQIKTGVERVRSRKRRLLAEHINMLKRKQKALQDENACLQKRLNEINVSSRSSKEGDRCSSTSS; this is translated from the exons ATGGGGAGAGGGAAAGTAGAGTTGAAGAGAATAGAGAACACAACAAGCAGGCAAGTCACCTTCTCCAAGAGAAGAAATGGACTTCTCAAGAAAGCTTTTGAGCTTTCTATCCTCTGTGAAGCAGAAGTTGCTCTTGTTGTCTTCTCCCCTTCTGGAAAAGCCTTTCAGTTTGCTAGTCATGA CATTGATAGGACTATTGCGAGATACCGAAGTGTAGCAGGGTTGCCCGAATCATCGTCATGTACTCAGCGTTCTAGAACTGCAGAG TTTTGGAGGACAGAAATCGATGAAATGAAGAAATTAGCAGACATGTTGGAAGCAAGAAACAA GCATATCTGTGGAGAAGATTTACCATTGTTGGACATGAAAGATTTGAAGCAACTTGAACGACAAATTAAGACTGGTGTTGAACGTGTCCGCTCCCGAAAG AGGCGTTTACTCGCAGAGCACATCAATATGTTGAAGCGAAAG CAAAAAGCTCTGCAAGATGAGAATGCTTGTTTACAAAAACGA TTAAACGAGATCAACGTAAGTTCAAGATCTTCAAAGGAAGGAGATAGATGCAGTTCTACTTCTAGTTGA
- the LOC113362734 gene encoding MADS-box transcription factor 14-like isoform X1 codes for MGRGKVELKRIENTTSRQVTFSKRRNGLLKKAFELSILCEAEVALVVFSPSGKAFQFASHDSIDRTIARYRSVAGLPESSSCTQRSRTAEFWRTEIDEMKKLADMLEARNKHICGEDLPLLDMKDLKQLERQIKTGVERVRSRKRRLLAEHINMLKRKQKALQDENACLQKRLNEINVSSRSSKEGDRCSSTSS; via the exons ATGGGGAGAGGGAAAGTAGAGTTGAAGAGAATAGAGAACACAACAAGCAGGCAAGTCACCTTCTCCAAGAGAAGAAATGGACTTCTCAAGAAAGCTTTTGAGCTTTCTATCCTCTGTGAAGCAGAAGTTGCTCTTGTTGTCTTCTCCCCTTCTGGAAAAGCCTTTCAGTTTGCTAGTCATGA CAGCATTGATAGGACTATTGCGAGATACCGAAGTGTAGCAGGGTTGCCCGAATCATCGTCATGTACTCAGCGTTCTAGAACTGCAGAG TTTTGGAGGACAGAAATCGATGAAATGAAGAAATTAGCAGACATGTTGGAAGCAAGAAACAA GCATATCTGTGGAGAAGATTTACCATTGTTGGACATGAAAGATTTGAAGCAACTTGAACGACAAATTAAGACTGGTGTTGAACGTGTCCGCTCCCGAAAG AGGCGTTTACTCGCAGAGCACATCAATATGTTGAAGCGAAAG CAAAAAGCTCTGCAAGATGAGAATGCTTGTTTACAAAAACGA TTAAACGAGATCAACGTAAGTTCAAGATCTTCAAAGGAAGGAGATAGATGCAGTTCTACTTCTAGTTGA
- the LOC113362736 gene encoding uncharacterized protein LOC113362736 isoform X1: MFCSTTSGGPMMRPSLFSLVHTTFFQVWLWAHFRGCCPRLKELNIVGKKIYMDNRGRQRRARVTVGHHRMDLYERVMSKKEFNFCEQLDKIEAFTFCPYNYDICGLAPYVFAVDEPDYWYHIIPNVAVGIDCDWDFIAATIPCSLLGFFGKRQRPIIGRQLLVTRNWQSFWSRETKALRAFCSSPSVRDAAPDVISTQHSDRITIPQKVLADSKLQSCSKGKNVGSGPCSNPISSSTQAQLKEMLSVRRVFVTFAGSGTSSFPEPRTPVVDPVSPLPIDYLDV, encoded by the exons ATGTTCTGTTCCACGACCTCCGGCGGGCCAATGATGAGACCTTCACTGTTCAGTCTTGTTCATACAACCTTTTTTCAAGTATGGTTATGGGCGCATTTTCGAGGATGTTGCCCAAGGTTGAAGGAATTAAACATTGTTGGTAAGAAGATCTATATGGACAATAGAGGTCGACAACGTCGTGCGCGTGTGACGGTTGGTCACCATAGGATGGATTTATATGAAAGGGTCATGTCCAAGAAAGAGTTTAATTTCTGTGAGCAGTTGGACAAAATCGAGGCGTTCACCTTTTGTCCATATAACTATGATATTTGTGGTCTCGCTCCCTATGTTTTTGCTGTCGATGAACCTGATTATTGGTATCATATCATACCTAATGTTGCAGTTGGTATTGACTGTGACTGGGATTTTATTGCAGCGACTATTCCCTGTTCTCTCCTTGGCTTCTTCGG GAAGCGTCAACGCCCTATTATTGGTCGACAATTATTAGTAACTCGTAACTGGCAAAGCTTCTGGTCTCGTGAGACTAAAGCTTTGAGGGCCTTTTGTTCTTCTCCTTCTGTTCGTGATGCGGCTCCTGACGTCATCTCCACGCAGCATAGTGATCGTATAACGATACCTCAAAAAGTCCTCGCTGATTCCAAGCTTCAATCTTGTTCCAAGGGAAAGAATGTGGGTTCTGGTCCTTGTAGTAATCCTATATCATCTAGCACCCAGGCTCAACTCAAGGAGATGCTTTCAGTGCGTCGAGTCTTTGTTACCTTTGCTGGG TCTGGTACTAGTAGTTTTCCGGAACCGCGCACTCCTGTTGTGGATCCAGTTTCGCCTCTTCCTATTGACTATTTGGATGTGTAA